One segment of Rosa chinensis cultivar Old Blush chromosome 6, RchiOBHm-V2, whole genome shotgun sequence DNA contains the following:
- the LOC112168795 gene encoding pentatricopeptide repeat-containing protein At2g15820, chloroplastic, translating to MLLSTAPDLTLSTVTLTHSSSSSSSPLPLFRSLTLSPTPHRRFSSPPIISALQFRRPHALPASTALLQHLPPEQDDQDWDSSNVAQSDAFDFERCFASTDLKHLASPNLEVRELDELPEQWRRSKLAWLCKELPSHKSGTLIRILNAQKKWMRQEDATYVAVHCMRIRENEAGFRVYKWMMQHKWYRFDFALATKLADYMGKERKFAKCREIFDDIIKQGRVPSESTFHILVVAYLSAPGEGCLEEACSVYNRMIQLGGYQPRLSLHNSLFKAIVSKPGSSAKPYLKQAEFIFHNLLTTGLEIHKDIYSGLIWLHSYQDTVDTERMASLRKEMQEAGIEEGKEVLVSILRACSKMGDVEEAENTWLRLLRLNVGLPSQAFVYKMEVYAKVGEPKKSLEIFREMQEHLGSANVVAYHKVIEIVCKAKEIELAESLMADFINTGLKPSMPAYIDLMNMYFNLSLYDKVESAFSQCLEICRPSRTVYCIYLDSLVKVRNLDKAEEIFDYMQSNGAIGINVRSCNTILSGYLSAGDDFKAEKIYGLMCQKKYDVDPPLMEIINSFLSLRKKQVKRHISMTLSKEQREILVGLLLGGLQIESDDDRKNHMIRFEFSENSSAHSVLRGHIYDQYHEWLHPSCKRSENTEHIPYKFSSISHSYFGFYADQFWPNGRRMIPKLVHRWLSPCVLAYWYMYGGYRTASGDILLKIKGSEESVQKIVRTLKAMSLECKVKRKGRVFWIGFLGSNSTLFWKLTEPYILDDLKHLLKSDGESSGNNTVENENINFASGSDTDENASDNSDDDRN from the exons ATGCTTCTGAGCACAGCTCCTGACCTCACCCTTTCCACTGTCACTCTAAcccactcctcctcctcctcctcctctccccTCCCCCTTTTTCGCTCCCTCACTCTCTCCCCCACTCCCCACCGCCGATTCTCCTCCCCACCCATCATCTCCGCCCTCCAATTCCGCCGCCCTCACGCCCTCCCCGCCTCCACCGCTCTCCTCCAACACCTCCCGCCCGAGCAAGACGACCAGGATTGGGATTCCAGCAATGTCGCCCAGAGCGACGCTTTCGATTTCGAGAGGTGCTTCGCCTCCACCGACCTCAAGCACCTCGCCTCGCCCAACCTCGAGGTTCGCGAGCTCGATGAGCTGCCGGAGCAGTGGCGGAGGTCCAAGCTCGCTTGGCTCTGTAAGGAGCTGCCGTCGCATAAGTCCGGGACTTTGATTCGGATTCTCAATGCCCAGAAGAAGTGGATGAGGCAAGAGGACGCCACCTATGTCGCCGTGCATTGTATGCGAATTCGCGAGAACGAAGCCGGATTCCGG GTGTATAAATGGATGATGCAACACAAGTGGTACCGATTTGATTTTGCTCTTGCTACCAAGTTGGCGGATTACATGGGGAAAGAGCGGAAATTTGCGAAATGTAGGGAGATTTTTGATGATATAATTAAGCAGGGGCGTGTGCCTAGTGAGTCTACATTTCATATATTGGTTGTTGCATACCTTAGTGCTCCGGGTGAAGGTTGCTTGGAAGAAGCGTGTAGTGTTTACAATCGAATGATTCAGCTCGGAGGTTACCAGCCGCGGCTTAGCTTGCACAATTCTCTGTTTAAGGCTATTGTGAGCAAACCAGGGAGCTCTGCGAAACCTTACCTCAAACAGGCCGAGTTTATATTTCATAATTTGTTAACAACTGGACTTGAGATTCACAAGGACATTTACAGTGGCTTGATTTGGTTACATAGTTATCAGGATACTGTCGATACAGAGAGGATGGCATCGTTGAGGAAGGAGATGCAAGAAGCAGGGATTGAAGAGGGCAAAGAAGTGCTTGTGTCTATCTTGAGAGCGTGCTCAAAGATGGGGGATGTGGAGGAAGCAGAGAACACTTGGCTCAGACTTCTCCGTCTTAATGTAGGTCTTCCGTCACAGGCGTTTGTTTATAAGATGGAAGTGTATGCAAAGGTTGGAGAACCCAAGAAGTCTTTGGAGATATTCAGGGAGATGCAGGAGCACTTGGGTTCAGCCAATGTTGTGGCATATCATAAAGTCATAGAAATTGTCTGTAAAGCTAAAGAAATTGAACTTGCAGAATCCCTCATGGCAGATTTCATCAACACTGGTTTGAAGCCTTCCATGCCAGCTTATATAGATCTAATGAACATGTACTTCAACTTGAGCTTATATGACAAAGTGGAATCAGCCTTCTCCCAATGCCTTGAGATATGTAGACCTAGCAGAACGGTTTACTGTATATACTTGGATTCTTTGGTGAAAGTTCGTAATCTTGATAAAGCTGAGGAGATATTTGACTACATGCAGAGTAATGGGGCAATAGGTATTAATGTCCGTTCCTGCAATACCATATTAAGTGGATACTTGTCAGCTGGAGATGATTTCAAGGCAGAGAAAATATATGGTCTGATGTGTCAGAAGAAATATGATGTTGATCCTCCATTGATGGAAATAATCAACTCTTTCTTGAGTTTGAGAAAGAAACAGGTTAAGAGACATATAAGCATGACGCTGAGCAAAGAACAAAGAGAGATATTAGTAGGTCTACTGCTGGGTGGTTTGCAGATCGAATCAGATGATGACAGAAAGAATCACATGATCCGTTTTGAGTTCAGTGAGAATTCTAGCGCACATTCTGTTTTGAGGGGACATATATATGATCAATACCATGAATGGCTCCATCCTTCGTGCAAGCGCAGTGAGAATACTGAGCACATACCATATAAATTTTCCAGCATCTCACATTCTTATTTTGGTTTCTATGCCGACCAGTTTTGGCCCAATGGCCGGCGGATGATTCCCAAACTAGTCCACCGATGGCTCTCACCATGTGTTCTTGCATACTGGTATATGTATGGGGGCTACAGGACTGCATCGGGAGACATATTGCTGAAAATAAAGGGAAGTGAGGAGAGTGTTCAGAAGATTGTCAGAACCTTGAAGGCAATGTCTCTGGAGTGCAAGGTGAAGAGGAAGGGGAGAGTGTTTTGGATAGGTTTCCTGGGAAGTAATTCTACACTGTTCTGGAAACTAACGGAACCTTACATTCTAGATGACTTGAAACATCTTCTAAAATCGGATGGGGAAAGCTCAGGGAACAATACAGTTGAAAATGAAAACATCAACTTCGCTAGTGGGTCTGACACCGATGAGAATGCCTCTGATAATAGTGATGATGATAGGAATTAA